From Streptomyces sp. SCSIO 75703:
GTTGACGCCGAGCACGCCGGTGACGTTGCTGGTGCAGCTCGCGCTGTCGAAGGTGTGGCCGGTGAGCGTCTCGGTCGCGGTGCCGGGGGCGGGCGGGTTGTCGGTGACGGTCACGGTGAACTGCGAGGAGGCGCAGGAGACCCCGGAGGTGCCGGTGGCGCTGGAGCGGAAGGTGGCGCTGGTGCCGCTCGCCAGGGAGGCGGTCAGCGTGGTGCCGGTGGCGACGGGGGTGCCGCCGGCGCCGCCGGTGGTGAGGACCGGGGTGCCGGCCGCGGCGGCGGGCAGGGCCGCGGGGAGGACGAAGGCGGCGACGGCGGCGGTGAGGGTGAGCAGGGTACGGGTACGCATGCGGCTTCCTCTTCTCGGACGTGGGGTTCGGTGAAGCGGTGCGGGGCCGGCCGCGGGGTGCGGCCGGGCCGATGCGCGAGGGTCCCGGACGGGCCGGGAGAGGGCGGTGCCCCGCACACGGGCGGGGCAGGGGCCGGGAACGCGGCGATGCCGCGGAGAACGGGTCCGGCGCCACGGACCCGGGGAACGGGGACGTTTGTAGACCGGTTGTCACTTCACCGTCAAGGGTCCGGACAGGAGCCGCTGGTCAGCACAACTGCCTTTGCCAGAGCGGAATATGACGGAGCATCGGATTCAGCCCGCGGCCCGTTCCGGCCGGTGGGCGGGCGACGGCACACCGTGGTCACACTTTTCGCACAACCTGCTTGACCCATGCTGTAACCACCGGTAACTTCCGAATTGGCTACTGGTGCGTAACGTGAACGCCCCCTGCAACCCCGCCGGGAGGTGCCGGGAGACGTGCGCCCCGTCCGCTGTCCGCGCCAGGACACCGTGCCACCGACGCCCGATCCGCATCTCGCCCCTGGGAGCTGACATGGCCACGTCCCCGGACGCCACCCCGTCCGCCGGCACCACCCCCGACCGCGCCGGACGCGGCCGGGTCCGGCTGCGCCGGGCGGCGGTGATGGCGGTGCCCGCCGCCGCCGTCACCGCCGCCCTCGCGGTCCTCACCGCCCAGGGCGCGCTGGGCGTGCAGTTCGCGATCTCCGGCATGCCCTTCACCGTCACCGCGACCGAACTCGACGGCACCGGCTTCGCCCAGTTCGGCGGGCTCGACACCATGGCCGAGGGCAGCCCCAACGAGGGGGACACCGGCGGCCAGGTGCTCGTCGTCACCTCCGTGATCAAGAACGCCAAGCTCACGAGCCTGTGCCAGAGCGTCGACCTGGGCGGCACCAACCTGCTCATCACGGCCGGCGGCGGGGGCACCCGCGTCTCCGCGACCGATCTGACCACGGACTCCACCGAACTGTCCGGCGACGCCTCCTTCGACAACATCGAGATCGGCAACGACGCCTCCACCCTGGACAAGGCCGGGCCCAAGGGCCGCGGGCCGAAGGGCGTCTTCAGCCAGCAGGCCGACACCGTGCACATCAAGAACCTGCGGCAGACCAACTACGCCACCACGGCCGGGGTGTTCAAACTTCCCGGCCTGAAGATGCGCTTCAGCGGGTCGGCCTGCTGATGTCCGGCGACCGGGGGCACGGGAAGCCGGCCGGCGTCCGCGCCGCCTTCCGCCGCTGGCGCCACGGGCGGCCCTTCTGGGGCGGGCTGCTCCTCACGCTCGCCGGGGCCGAGGTCCTCTTCACCATGAAGGCGTCCCTGAAGGTCGTGCTGCACGTCGGCATGCAGGGCGTGGCCGGGTACGTCCTGCCGGTCCTGATGCTGCTGTGCGGGGTCCTCACCCTCGTCACGCCCTCGCAGCGCCTCTTCTACTCCCTCGTCGGCGTCCTCGCCTCGCTGGGGACCTGGGTCACCTCGAACCTGGGCGGCTTCCTCGTGGGCCTGCTGCTCGGCTGCGTCGGCAGTTGCCTGGTCTTCGGGTGGCTGCCCGACCAGGAGCCGCGCGGGGCACGCCGCCGCCGCGCGCGGGAGAGGCGGGCCGCGGCGCTCTCCGCGCGGGCGCCGGGCCAGGGGGCGGGCGAGCCTGCCTGAACTCCCCTCCGGGGGCGACTTCGCGACGCGGTACGCCGCGCACTCGCCCCCGGAGCCGGGTCGCTCACCCGCCGACGGCCGCGTCCGGGTACGGAAAGAACACGCCCCGTCACCAACCGTGCCCCCGGGGCCCTGCGATCCGGACGGCTCCCCTGTGCTCCCGTGTCATCCGGCGGGGCCCGCGTGGGCCGACGCGCTGCCGGGCGATCCGGCACGATCCGGGGCGCGCGCCGCGGGCGCCGCCGGGCCGGCGCCGGAGCGACACCACGGCCGCCCCGGCGCGGACGTGCGCGGAAACGGGACGGTGTACGCACCGCGCCCGGCCGCCGCCGTGGGGGCCCCGGCGTGCGCTCCCCCGCCCCATGCCTGGGTCCGGCGCCGGCCGGCCGCCTCCCGGACACCGGCCCCGCCCACGCCGGAGCGCGCGCCGGTTCCCGCCCCGTCATGCCCGGACGGCGCGGCCCCGGCCGCCCCCACACGCGCCCTGAGGCGGGCTGTTCCGCCGGCGCGCACCCGCTCGCACGGGTCGTCCCCTCCCGCCCCTCCCGCATCACAATGCGGCACCGACAACTCACACCAGGTCGCCGATCACTTGACTACCGGCCGTCACACACGGTTTGCTCCGGCCAGACCAGACTCAGCCGGGCCCGCGTGGCACCACGCGGACCCGGCGCCCCCGCCCCCGGTCCCTCCCGCCGGGCCGCACAGCGAGGTGCCGCGACCACCATGAGGACAACCCCACCGCCCTCCCACTCCCCCGGGCGTCTGCGCGCGGTGGCCCTGGCCGCGGCCCTCTGCCTGCTGGCGGCGGGCTGTTCCGCGTTCGGCGCGGACGGGGACCGCGCCGGCTCCGCGGGCGGTCCCGGCTCCGGCGCTCTGAAGATCGCCGTGATCACGCACGGCGGCAAGGGCGACGCCTTCTGGGACCTGGTGCGCAGGGGGGCCGAGGCCGCGGCGGCCAAGGACGGCGTGGAACTGACCTTCGCGGGCGACGCCGACAGCTCCGGCCAGGCCGGCCTGGTGCGGGACGCCATCCGCGACGAGGCCGACGGCATCGCCGTCACCCTGGCCAAGCCGCAGGCGATGCGGGCCCCGGTGGCCGAGGCGAAGGCGGCCGGCATCCCGGTGGTCGGCCTCAACTCCGGGATAGACGCCTGGCGTCCCGCCGGGCTGCTGGAGTACTTCGGGCAGGACGAGAGCGTCGCGGGCCGCGCCGTCGGCGAGAAGCTCAACGACCTCAAGGCCGCCCACACCCTCTGCGTCATCCACGAGCGCGGCAACGTCGCTCTGGAGGCCCGCTGCGCGGGGCTGAAGAAGACCTTCGCGGGCGAGACCGAGATGCTCTACGTCGAGGGCACCGACATGAAGGCCGTCGACACCGCCGTCACCGCGCGGCTGCGGCAGGACTCCAGCATCGACCGGGTCGTCACGAACGGCGCCCAGTACGCCCTCAGCGCCGTCAAGTCGGTCCGCTCGGCGGGCAGCGGGGCCCGCGTCGCCACCTTCGACCTCGACGCCGACCTGGTCTCCGCCGTCAAGCGCGGGGACGTGCTGTTCGCGGTGGACCAGCAGCCGTACCTCCAGGGCTATCTGGCCGTGGACGGGCTCTGGCTCTACCACACCAACGGCAACGTCAGCGGTGGCGGAGTCGCCCCCGTCCTGACCGGTCCCGCCTTCGTGACCCGGACGAACGTCGACGCCGTCGCGCGCTACGCCGCCAACGGCACCCGGTGACCCGGCACCCCGGCCGCGCGCCCCGGCCCCGCACCGGCCCGGCCGCGCCCCTCGCAGCCCCCGCGGACGCGCCGCACGCACCCCGTACGGCCGTACCGCACGCGGACGCACCGAGCGCCGGAGCGCGCACCGAGCACGCCCCGGCGCAGTCCGCGCCGCTCGCGCGTCCCGCGCGGGCCCGCCGCCCCCTCCCGCTGACCGCCTAGGACGACGATGTCTGCACGGACAGGTTCCCGGCGCCGTCTCGGCTCCATACGCCTCTCGCTGATCCTCCTGGCGCTGGTTCCCGGCGTCACCCTCGCCGCCGTGTGGGGCGTGACGACGATCCGGATGTTCTCGGAGGGTCTGCAACTGCGCTCGCAGACCGGACTGAGCAGGTCCACCGGTGCCATGGGCACCGAGGCCACGCTCGCCCTGCAACGCGAGCGCAGCCTCTCGGCCGCCTGGCTGGCCTCCCCCGACGGCAACCGGGACGCGCTGGACGCCCAGCGCCGCCGGACCGACGACGCCGTCGCCCAGCTCGCCGGACGCCCCGAGACGATCAACCAGGCCCCGGCCCGCGTCTCGGACCGGCTGTACTCGGTGCTCGGTGCCGTCGGCAGCCTGGAGTACTACCGCGACCAGGTGGACGACCCGACCGACATCACCGCGCAGCAGGCCCTCGGCCAGTACACGTCGATCATCGACGAGCAGATCCACGCCTTCCAGGAACTGTCCCAGGTCGACAACGGCGACCTCACCTCCCAGGCCGGGCCACTGGTCGCCCTCGCGCACGCGGCCGAACTGATGTCCCAGGAGGACGCCGCGCTCACCCTCGCCTGGCCCTCGGGACAGTTCGAGGAGGAGGAGTGGGCGCGGTTCGCCCAGCTCGCCCACACCCGCCGCTGGCTCGTCCAGGACCAGATCGTGCCCTCGCTGCGCGGCAGCGCGAAGACCCAGACCGAGCGCATCCTGCGCAGCCCCGAGTGGCAGACCCTGCACGCCGTCGAGGACGAGGTCCTGGCGGCCCGCGCCGAGGGCGGAGAGGGGCGCATCGACCTGCCGGACGCCCGCAAGCGGTGGTCCGCCGCGCTGGACAAGGTCTCCGGGCAGCACACGCAGCTCATCCGGGAGCAGACCTCCGGCCTGCTCGGCCGCAGCGCCGACGAGGCGCACGGACTGCTCGTCAAGGCCGCCGCGGTCAGCGCGGGCGGGTTCCTCGGCCTGCTCGTCTGCGTCCTGATGTCCTGGCGGATCACCCGCTCGCTCTCCCGCCGGCTGCGCGGGCTCCGGCTCGCCACGCTCGGTCTCGCCGAGGAGCGGCTGCCCGACGTGGTGGCCCGGCTGGAGCGCGGCGAGAAGGTCGACGTGGAGTCGGCGACCCCGCCGCTCGACTACGGGCACGACGAACTCGGCCAGGTCGCCCAGGCGTTCAACACCGCCCAGCGCACCGCCGTGCACACCGCCGTCGAACTCGCCGACACCCGGCGCGGTTTCCAGAAGGTCATCCTCGGCATCGCCCGCCAGAGCCAGAACCTCGTGAACGTGCAGCTCGCCAAGCTGGACGCGCTGGAGCGCCGGCACACCGACCCCGACGTGCTCAAGGGCCTGTACGAACTGGACTCCACCGCGAGCCAGTTGCGCCGCTACGAGGAGAACCTCGTCATCATCAGCGGCGAGCAGCCCCGGCGCAGTTGGCGGGACCCGGTCGCGCTGGTCGACATCCTGCGCGGCGCGGTCGGCGAGGTCGCCGAGTACCAGCGGGTGGAGGTGCACACCGACGAGGAGGTGGCGCTCGCCCCGCCCGCGGTGGCGGACGTCATCCACCTGCTGGCCGAACTGATCGACAACGCGACCGCCTACTCCCCCGCCCCGCAGCCGGTCGGCGTCCGGGCCGCGATGGTCGCCCGGGGCCTCGCCGTCGAGATCGAGGACCGCGGACTGGGCCTGTCCGAGGAGGACTACGCCTCGTTCAACGACCAGTTGGCCGTGGTCCCCCAGTTCGACGTGGTGGCCCTCGCCGACGACCTGCGGCTCGGCATGTTCGTGGTGGCCCGGCTCGCGCACCGGCACGGCATCACCGTGACGCTGCGCCCGTCGCCGTACGGCGGGACCACCGCCATCGTGCTGATCCCGCACGACATCGTGGTGCGCGAACCGCGTGCCACCGCGCCGGCCGAGGACACCGCGGCCCCCGCCGGGGCGGACCCGGTGCCCGTGCCCCGGCCCGCCCGGCCTGGCGCGGCGGCCCCCGAGGCGGCGCGGGCCCCCCGCCCAGCCGCCCCTTCCCTGGCGGCCCCCGTCCCCGCGGCGACCGTCGCCGGTCCGGGGGGCCTGGCCCCGCTGCCCCGCCGGGTGCCGCAGACCAGCCTCGCGGCCGAACTGCGCGAGGAGGTCCCGTCCGCCGCCGCGGCCACCGGCGACGAGGCCGAGTTCACCGCGGAGCGCGCCGCCTCCTCGCTGGGCGGCTTCCAGCGCGGCACGTTCCGGGCGCGCGACGACGAATCCGGCGAACACCCCCTCCCTCCGGCCGCCGGGCTTCCCCCCACCGACCCCCCTCTCCCCACCGCCGACCGCTGACCGCCACACTTGCGCCGACCGCACGACCGCCGACGAAGGACACTCCATGACACGACCCACCCCCGCCACGCACACCCAGCTCGACCAGTTGCTCACCGGACTCGTGGAGCGGGTCGCCGACGTGAACCAGGCCGTGGTGCTCTCCGAGGACGGCCTGGTCGTCAGCAAGTCCACCGGATTCCCGCGCGACGACGCCGAACGTCTCGCGGCCACCGCCTCCGGTCTGATGAGCCTCAGCAAGGGCGTCAGCATGGACTTCCGGGGCGGGCCGGTACGCCAGGCGCTGATCGAGATGGCCGGTGGCTACCTGATCCTGACCACCGCGGGCCCCGGCGCCCACCTCGTCGTGCTCACCGGACCGGGCGCCGACGTCGGTGTGGTGGCGTACCAGATGAACATGCTGGTGAAGAAGATCGGTGAGCACCTGAGCGCGGCACCGCGGGCCACCGTCGGCCCCGGCGAGTGACGTGACAGGAGGCGACGCGGGGGGCCGGCTCGTCCGGCCGTTCACCCTGACCGGCGGACGGACCCGGCCCAGCCGCGCCGACTTCACCCTCATCACCACGGTGACCGCGGTCGATCCGCAGCCCGTGCGGGCGGCCCGGCCGCAGCCCGAGCACCAGCGGATCCTGAGGCTGTGCGCCGAGCCGGTCGCCGTGGCCGAGATCGCGGCCCGGCTGGACCTGCCGGTGAGCGTGGTCGTCATCCTGCTCTGCGATCTGCTGGAGGCCGGCCGGATCACCGCCCGGCCGCCGCACTCCGTCTCGCGCACCACCCCGGACCTGGACCTGCTGCAGAAAGTGAGGGACGGCCTTGGCCGGCTCTGACCGCGCCGCTCCGGCGCCCGCGCCCGACACCGTCAAGATCCTGATCGCCGGGGGTTTCGGCGTCGGGAAGACCACCATGGTCGGGTCGGTGAGCGAGATAGCCCCGCTGCGCACCGAGGAACCGCTGACCGCGGCCGGCCTCGACGTCGACGACCTGGCCGGCATCGAGAAGAAGCGGGCCACCACCGTCGCCCTGGACTTCGGCCGGATCAGCATCGGCCGGGAACTGGTGCTGTACCTGTTCGGCACCCCGGGCCAGCAGCGGTTCTGGTTCATGTGGAACGACCTGGCGATCGGCGCGCTCGGCGCGGTGGTCCTGGTCGACGTGCGCCGGCCCGAGACGAGCTTCGCCGCCATAGACTTCTTCGAACGCCGGGGCATCCCCTTCGTCGTTGGCGTCAACGGCTTCCACGGCCGTCACCCGTACCCGGCCGAGGACATCCGCGAGGCCCTGGCACTGCCCGACCACGTCCAGGTGCTGTTGTTCGACGCGCGGGAGCGGGCCTCGAGCCGGGACGTGCTCATCGCCCTCATCGACCAGCTCATCGACGCCGCGGCCGGGGCCACGGCGTCCTGAGCCGCGTACCGCCCGGGGTCAGTCCAGTCCGGCCGAGGCCAGCCACGCCTTGGCCACGTCCAGGGGGTCCTTCTTGTCGAGCTGGATCCGGGCGTCCAGCTCGCGCAGGGTCTCGGTGTCCAGCTTGGCGGAGACCGCGTTCAGCGCCTCGACGCCCTCCCGGGGCAGGCCGTCCTTGGCGACGAGCGGGGTGACGTTGGCGAAGCCGAAGAGGTTCTCGGGGTCCTGGAGGACGACGAAGCCCTCCTTGACGATGGTGGGGTCGGTGGTGAAGATGTCCGCCGCCTGGACCGTGTTCCTGGTCAGCGCGGACTGGGTGAGGGGTCCGCCCGCGTCGAGCGCCTTGAAGGAGGCGAAGCGCAGCCCGTACACGGACTGGAGCCCCTCCAGGCCCTGACGGCGGGTCTGGAACTCGGGTGAGCCGCCGATCACCAGGTCCGGCGCGGCCTCCTTGAGGTCGGCGAGGGAGGACTCGGCGGTCAGCCGGTACTTCTTCGCGGTGGCCGCGTTGACGGCGACCGAGTCCTTGTTCTCGGCCGGCGAGGACTCCAGCAGGGTCAGCCGGGGATCGAGCTTCTCCTTGACGGCGGCGGTCACCGCCTCGGCGGACTCCTGCCCGGCGGCGGAGTCGAGGTAGGCGAGCAGCGAGCCGTTGTACTCCGGCAGGACGGTGACGGAACCGTTCTTCATCAGCCCGTACGTCGTCTCGCGGCTGCCGATGTTGTGCTTGTAGGTGACCTTGAGGCCCTTGGCCTTGAGCGCCTCGCCGTAGATGTCGGCGAGCAGGGTGCTCTCGGCGAAGTTGTTGGAACCGACGACGACGGTCCCCTTCTCCGCCTTCTCCTCCGCCAGAGGGTTGTCGGCGGTCCCGCCGGAGGAGGAACAGCCCGCGAGCAGAGCCGCCGCGGCGGTGAGGGCGACGGCCGCCACGCCGGTGTGTCTCGTCCTGGACCTGCTGTTCTTCGCGGTAGAAGTCATCCGTCGATCCCAACCCGCCGCTCGTCGCCGAGTCAAGTGCCGCCGTGTCACGGTTTCCTCGCCCCCGGCCGGTCGCCCGCCGCTCAGCGCCGCCGCACCCCCGGTGAGACGGCCAGCCGGCCCGCGCCCCAGAACACGGCGAGGGTGGCCAGCGCCAGCAGGGCGACCAGGGTGGCGCCGCCGACCACCTTCTCGTAGTCGCGCTGGTAGAGCCCGTCGATGATGTAGCGGCCGACTCCGCCGAGGCTGACGTAGGCGGCGATGGTGGCGGTGGAGACGACCTGGATGGCGGCCGAGCGCAGTCCGCTGAGGACCAGCGGCAGGGCGACGGGGAGTTCGACCCGGAAGAGGATGCCCGCCTCGGACATGCCGAGGCCGCGCGCCGCGTCCACCGGGGCGGGGTCGACGGAGCGGACCGCCTCGTACGTGGTGACGAGGATCGGCGGGACGGCGAGGACGACCAGTGGCACCATCACCGGCAGCAGGCCGATGCCGATGCCGACCGCGATGAGCACCAGCAGGCCGAAGCTGGGCAGGGCGCGGGCGGCGGTGGCGACGAAGGCGACGGCGTTGCCGCCGCGTCCGGTGTGCCCGGTGAGCAGGCCGGCCGGGAGCCCGACGGCGGCGGCGAGGCCGAGCGCCAGCAGGGTGTACCCGAGGTGCTCCAGCAGGCGCCGCGGTATGCCGTCGTAGCCCTGCCAGTGGGCGGGGTCGGCGAAGAAGGCGTGGACGTGGGTCAGGACGTTCACCGCGCGGCGCCCTCCGGTTCGGACGGCTCGGGCCGGCGCGCGGGCTTCGCGGAGGCGTGCGTGCCGCGTGGCATCCACGGGGTGAGCAGGTTCCGGGCGAGGACCAGCAGCGCGTCGCAGGCGAGGGCGAGGACGGCGGTGGTGAGCACGGAGTTGAGGGCGAGTTCGGGCCGGTCGTAGCGCTGGGCGTCGGCGAGGAGGTTGCCGAGGGCGCCCTGGTTGCCGATGAGGGCGCCGACGCTGACCAGGGAGATGCTCGACGCGGTGGCCACCCGCAGCCCGGCGAGGATCGCGGGCACGGCGATCGGCAGTTGTACCTGGAACCAGCGGCGGGCCGGCCCGAGGCCCATGGCGGTGGCGGCGGCCAGGGTCTCCGGCGGCACCGAGCGGACCCCGTCCACGATCGCGGGGACCAGCACCACGAGGCTGTAGAGGGCGAGCGGGATCATCACCGTCAGCTCGCTCTGGCCGGTGTAGTCGATGAGGAGGACGAAGACGGCGAGCGACGGCAC
This genomic window contains:
- a CDS encoding ABC transporter substrate-binding protein, with product MTSTAKNSRSRTRHTGVAAVALTAAAALLAGCSSSGGTADNPLAEEKAEKGTVVVGSNNFAESTLLADIYGEALKAKGLKVTYKHNIGSRETTYGLMKNGSVTVLPEYNGSLLAYLDSAAGQESAEAVTAAVKEKLDPRLTLLESSPAENKDSVAVNAATAKKYRLTAESSLADLKEAAPDLVIGGSPEFQTRRQGLEGLQSVYGLRFASFKALDAGGPLTQSALTRNTVQAADIFTTDPTIVKEGFVVLQDPENLFGFANVTPLVAKDGLPREGVEALNAVSAKLDTETLRELDARIQLDKKDPLDVAKAWLASAGLD
- a CDS encoding ABC transporter permease subunit, which encodes MNVLTHVHAFFADPAHWQGYDGIPRRLLEHLGYTLLALGLAAAVGLPAGLLTGHTGRGGNAVAFVATAARALPSFGLLVLIAVGIGIGLLPVMVPLVVLAVPPILVTTYEAVRSVDPAPVDAARGLGMSEAGILFRVELPVALPLVLSGLRSAAIQVVSTATIAAYVSLGGVGRYIIDGLYQRDYEKVVGGATLVALLALATLAVFWGAGRLAVSPGVRRR
- a CDS encoding ABC transporter permease subunit, with the translated sequence MSGFFDIPSDLQHSYAGLIGLHLREALLPVLAGLLLALPVAQLCVRARWLYPPVLGVTTVFYAVPSLAVFVLLIDYTGQSELTVMIPLALYSLVVLVPAIVDGVRSVPPETLAAATAMGLGPARRWFQVQLPIAVPAILAGLRVATASSISLVSVGALIGNQGALGNLLADAQRYDRPELALNSVLTTAVLALACDALLVLARNLLTPWMPRGTHASAKPARRPEPSEPEGAAR
- a CDS encoding substrate-binding domain-containing protein, with product MRTTPPPSHSPGRLRAVALAAALCLLAAGCSAFGADGDRAGSAGGPGSGALKIAVITHGGKGDAFWDLVRRGAEAAAAKDGVELTFAGDADSSGQAGLVRDAIRDEADGIAVTLAKPQAMRAPVAEAKAAGIPVVGLNSGIDAWRPAGLLEYFGQDESVAGRAVGEKLNDLKAAHTLCVIHERGNVALEARCAGLKKTFAGETEMLYVEGTDMKAVDTAVTARLRQDSSIDRVVTNGAQYALSAVKSVRSAGSGARVATFDLDADLVSAVKRGDVLFAVDQQPYLQGYLAVDGLWLYHTNGNVSGGGVAPVLTGPAFVTRTNVDAVARYAANGTR
- a CDS encoding ATP/GTP-binding protein, with the protein product MAGSDRAAPAPAPDTVKILIAGGFGVGKTTMVGSVSEIAPLRTEEPLTAAGLDVDDLAGIEKKRATTVALDFGRISIGRELVLYLFGTPGQQRFWFMWNDLAIGALGAVVLVDVRRPETSFAAIDFFERRGIPFVVGVNGFHGRHPYPAEDIREALALPDHVQVLLFDARERASSRDVLIALIDQLIDAAAGATAS
- a CDS encoding DUF742 domain-containing protein: MTGGDAGGRLVRPFTLTGGRTRPSRADFTLITTVTAVDPQPVRAARPQPEHQRILRLCAEPVAVAEIAARLDLPVSVVVILLCDLLEAGRITARPPHSVSRTTPDLDLLQKVRDGLGRL
- a CDS encoding DUF6230 family protein is translated as MATSPDATPSAGTTPDRAGRGRVRLRRAAVMAVPAAAVTAALAVLTAQGALGVQFAISGMPFTVTATELDGTGFAQFGGLDTMAEGSPNEGDTGGQVLVVTSVIKNAKLTSLCQSVDLGGTNLLITAGGGGTRVSATDLTTDSTELSGDASFDNIEIGNDASTLDKAGPKGRGPKGVFSQQADTVHIKNLRQTNYATTAGVFKLPGLKMRFSGSAC
- a CDS encoding DUF6114 domain-containing protein, whose amino-acid sequence is MSGDRGHGKPAGVRAAFRRWRHGRPFWGGLLLTLAGAEVLFTMKASLKVVLHVGMQGVAGYVLPVLMLLCGVLTLVTPSQRLFYSLVGVLASLGTWVTSNLGGFLVGLLLGCVGSCLVFGWLPDQEPRGARRRRARERRAAALSARAPGQGAGEPA
- a CDS encoding nitrate- and nitrite sensing domain-containing protein, whose amino-acid sequence is MSARTGSRRRLGSIRLSLILLALVPGVTLAAVWGVTTIRMFSEGLQLRSQTGLSRSTGAMGTEATLALQRERSLSAAWLASPDGNRDALDAQRRRTDDAVAQLAGRPETINQAPARVSDRLYSVLGAVGSLEYYRDQVDDPTDITAQQALGQYTSIIDEQIHAFQELSQVDNGDLTSQAGPLVALAHAAELMSQEDAALTLAWPSGQFEEEEWARFAQLAHTRRWLVQDQIVPSLRGSAKTQTERILRSPEWQTLHAVEDEVLAARAEGGEGRIDLPDARKRWSAALDKVSGQHTQLIREQTSGLLGRSADEAHGLLVKAAAVSAGGFLGLLVCVLMSWRITRSLSRRLRGLRLATLGLAEERLPDVVARLERGEKVDVESATPPLDYGHDELGQVAQAFNTAQRTAVHTAVELADTRRGFQKVILGIARQSQNLVNVQLAKLDALERRHTDPDVLKGLYELDSTASQLRRYEENLVIISGEQPRRSWRDPVALVDILRGAVGEVAEYQRVEVHTDEEVALAPPAVADVIHLLAELIDNATAYSPAPQPVGVRAAMVARGLAVEIEDRGLGLSEEDYASFNDQLAVVPQFDVVALADDLRLGMFVVARLAHRHGITVTLRPSPYGGTTAIVLIPHDIVVREPRATAPAEDTAAPAGADPVPVPRPARPGAAAPEAARAPRPAAPSLAAPVPAATVAGPGGLAPLPRRVPQTSLAAELREEVPSAAAATGDEAEFTAERAASSLGGFQRGTFRARDDESGEHPLPPAAGLPPTDPPLPTADR
- a CDS encoding roadblock/LC7 domain-containing protein; the encoded protein is MTRPTPATHTQLDQLLTGLVERVADVNQAVVLSEDGLVVSKSTGFPRDDAERLAATASGLMSLSKGVSMDFRGGPVRQALIEMAGGYLILTTAGPGAHLVVLTGPGADVGVVAYQMNMLVKKIGEHLSAAPRATVGPGE